A region of Bacillus cabrialesii DNA encodes the following proteins:
- a CDS encoding ring-cleaving dioxygenase, which yields MKVNGIHHVSALTADAQKNLDFYKKVLGLKLVKKSVNQDEPTMYHLFYGDEVANPGTELTFFEIPRIAPFHAGTNSISSIGLRVPSTEALHYWKERFEEHQVAHSGITKRAGRDILAFQDHEGQRLVLTADEKGKGYGLPVKQSGIPEEFSFRGLGPVELTVPYAEATLHVLTNILGFTEISREAVEGQGTAIILESGEGGAATEIHLLERNDLPRERQGKGSVHHVAFRVRDEEELAGWHQIISREGYSNSGIVERYYFKALYFREPNGILFELSTDGPGFMVDENLDELGQTIALPPYLEHRRAEIEAKLKPIQ from the coding sequence ATGAAAGTCAACGGCATTCACCACGTGTCAGCACTAACAGCCGACGCACAAAAAAACTTAGATTTCTATAAGAAGGTATTAGGGTTAAAGCTTGTCAAAAAATCCGTCAACCAAGATGAACCGACAATGTACCATCTGTTTTACGGAGATGAAGTGGCAAATCCGGGAACTGAGCTGACGTTTTTCGAGATTCCCCGTATTGCGCCGTTTCATGCGGGAACAAACAGTATTTCTTCTATTGGTTTGCGTGTTCCAAGCACAGAAGCCCTGCATTACTGGAAAGAACGTTTTGAAGAGCATCAGGTGGCGCATAGCGGCATCACCAAAAGAGCAGGACGTGACATATTGGCATTCCAAGATCATGAAGGACAGCGCCTCGTGCTGACTGCTGATGAGAAAGGCAAAGGATATGGTCTGCCTGTTAAACAAAGCGGCATTCCTGAAGAATTTTCGTTTCGCGGGTTAGGGCCGGTTGAACTGACTGTGCCATACGCTGAAGCGACCTTACACGTATTAACGAATATTCTTGGATTTACAGAAATCAGCCGTGAAGCAGTCGAAGGACAAGGAACCGCTATTATTTTGGAATCTGGAGAAGGAGGCGCGGCAACGGAAATCCATTTATTAGAAAGAAACGATCTTCCGCGCGAGCGCCAAGGCAAAGGAAGTGTTCACCATGTCGCATTTCGGGTCAGAGATGAAGAAGAACTTGCCGGGTGGCACCAGATCATCAGCCGTGAAGGCTATAGCAATTCAGGCATCGTTGAACGCTACTACTTCAAGGCGCTGTATTTCAGAGAGCCGAACGGTATTTTGTTCGAGCTATCAACTGACGGACCGGGCTTTATGGTTGATGAAAATCTTGATGAGCTTGGCCAAACGATCGCTCTTCCTCCGTATCTTGAACATCGAAGAGCTGAAATTGAAGCAAAACTAAAACCGATTCAATAA
- the steT gene encoding serine/threonine exchanger, with amino-acid sequence MHTEDNGLKKEIGLLFALTLVIGTIIGSGVFMKPGAVLAYSGDSKTALFAWLLGGILTLAGGLTIAEIGTQIPKTGGLYTYLEEVYGEFWGFLCGWVQIIIYGPAIIAALGLYFGSLMANLFGWGSGLSKVIGIIAVLFLCVINIIGTKYGGFVQTLTTIGKLIPIACIIIFGLWKGDQHIFTAVNESISDMNFGAAILATLFAYDGWILLAALGGEMKNPEKLLPRAMTGGLLIVTAVYIFINFALLHILSANEIVTLGENATSTAATMLFGSIGGKLISVGIIVSIFGCLNGKVLSFPRVSFAMAERKQLPFAEKLSHVHPTFRTPWIAISFQIAVALIMMLISNPDKLSEISIFMIYIFYVMAFFAVFILRKRAKGEKRAYSVPLYPFMPILAIAGSFFVLGSTLITDTLSCGLSILIGLAGLPVYYWMKKRKAS; translated from the coding sequence ATGCATACTGAAGACAACGGTTTGAAAAAAGAGATAGGCCTCTTGTTTGCCCTTACTCTTGTCATCGGAACCATTATCGGGTCTGGTGTTTTTATGAAGCCTGGCGCTGTGCTCGCTTATTCTGGCGATTCAAAAACAGCGCTTTTCGCCTGGCTGTTAGGCGGTATTTTAACACTGGCGGGCGGTTTGACAATCGCGGAAATCGGAACGCAGATTCCAAAAACCGGCGGGCTTTATACGTATCTTGAAGAAGTGTACGGCGAGTTTTGGGGATTTTTGTGCGGCTGGGTGCAAATTATCATTTACGGGCCGGCCATTATTGCCGCGCTGGGTTTATATTTTGGATCTTTAATGGCGAATCTTTTCGGCTGGGGATCTGGATTATCAAAGGTAATCGGAATTATAGCCGTTCTCTTTTTATGCGTCATTAATATTATCGGTACAAAATACGGGGGCTTTGTCCAAACGCTGACAACGATCGGTAAGCTGATCCCGATTGCATGCATCATTATTTTTGGCCTTTGGAAAGGCGATCAGCACATCTTCACAGCAGTAAACGAAAGCATTTCCGATATGAACTTCGGGGCAGCTATTTTGGCTACACTATTTGCGTACGACGGATGGATTCTTCTAGCCGCTCTCGGCGGTGAAATGAAAAATCCCGAAAAGCTGCTGCCGCGTGCAATGACGGGCGGATTATTAATCGTAACAGCCGTCTATATTTTCATTAACTTTGCATTGCTTCACATCCTGTCTGCGAACGAAATTGTCACACTTGGCGAAAATGCGACAAGCACTGCCGCCACCATGCTGTTCGGTTCAATCGGCGGAAAGCTGATCAGTGTCGGGATCATTGTCAGCATCTTTGGCTGCTTAAACGGAAAGGTCCTTTCTTTCCCGCGTGTTTCATTTGCGATGGCAGAGCGCAAACAGCTTCCATTCGCTGAAAAGCTGTCACACGTACACCCGACGTTCCGCACACCATGGATTGCGATTTCCTTCCAGATTGCTGTGGCTTTGATCATGATGCTGATCAGCAACCCTGATAAACTGTCGGAAATCTCGATTTTCATGATCTACATTTTTTATGTGATGGCTTTTTTTGCGGTCTTTATCCTCCGCAAGCGAGCAAAGGGAGAAAAGCGCGCCTACAGTGTTCCGCTTTACCCATTCATGCCGATTTTGGCAATCGCGGGCTCATTTTTTGTATTAGGCAGCACACTCATCACAGATACACTGAGCTGCGGATTATCCATCCTCATCGGCCTTGCCGGACTGCCTGTTTATTACTGGATGAAAAAACGAAAAGCAAGCTGA
- a CDS encoding DUF47 domain-containing protein, which produces MIRRKKDKFSLLLTEIAKNIDETAEYFVNFKVTNQTTLKEFADTLKEYETKGDNHVHVMIKELNKAFITPIEREDILQLTNSLDDVLDGIEHFSAMMEIFSITSSDEHIDKFSGYIRECAKEILITIELLAENRLKDIQPHAIKIKEYEHSCDNLHRKSLKNLFGNETDPIKVIQYREIYETLEEIADSCQSVANNLETIIMKNA; this is translated from the coding sequence ATGATAAGAAGAAAAAAAGATAAGTTCTCACTCCTTTTAACAGAAATTGCAAAGAACATAGACGAAACTGCAGAATATTTTGTGAATTTTAAGGTCACCAACCAAACGACGCTTAAAGAATTTGCAGATACGTTAAAGGAATATGAAACAAAAGGTGACAATCATGTTCATGTCATGATTAAAGAGCTTAACAAAGCGTTCATCACTCCTATTGAACGCGAAGATATCCTTCAGCTGACAAACAGCCTGGATGATGTGCTTGACGGAATCGAACATTTCTCTGCCATGATGGAGATTTTCTCAATTACTTCATCAGACGAGCATATCGATAAATTCAGCGGATACATCAGAGAATGTGCGAAAGAAATTTTAATTACAATTGAGCTGCTGGCAGAAAACCGCTTAAAGGATATTCAGCCTCACGCGATTAAAATTAAAGAGTATGAGCACAGCTGTGACAACCTGCACAGAAAATCATTAAAGAATCTTTTCGGAAATGAAACAGACCCGATCAAAGTTATTCAATATCGTGAAATTTATGAAACGCTTGAAGAAATTGCCGACTCTTGCCAAAGTGTTGCCAACAATCTTGAAACCATCATTATGAAAAACGCGTAA
- a CDS encoding inorganic phosphate transporter, producing the protein MDILLILTILIVICALAFDFINGFHDTANAIATSVSTKALKPRHAIILAAVMNFIGAMTFTGVAKTITKDIVDPYTLENGSVVILAALIAAIAWNLITWYYGIPSSSSHAIIGAIAGAAVAAAGFASLNYKGFIKIIEALILSPILAFVVGYILYSIVKLIFKDSNLAKTNKQFRRVQILTAALQSYTHGTNDAQKAMGIITMALITANLHTSANDIPTWVQFACATAMGLGTSIGGWKIIKTVGGKIMKIRPVNGVSADLTGAAIIFGATFIHLPVSTTHVISSSILGVGASHRVKGVNWGTAKRMLITWVITLPISATLGAIAYFILNMIF; encoded by the coding sequence ATGGATATTCTATTAATATTAACGATACTAATAGTCATTTGTGCTCTGGCGTTTGATTTCATCAACGGGTTTCATGATACGGCGAACGCAATTGCGACTTCGGTATCGACAAAAGCGCTGAAACCGCGCCACGCCATTATATTGGCGGCTGTGATGAACTTTATCGGAGCAATGACATTTACAGGTGTTGCCAAAACCATTACGAAAGACATTGTGGATCCTTATACGCTGGAAAATGGTTCTGTTGTGATTTTGGCTGCGTTAATCGCTGCGATTGCCTGGAACCTGATCACATGGTACTACGGCATCCCAAGCAGTTCATCCCATGCCATCATCGGGGCAATTGCCGGTGCGGCAGTAGCGGCAGCCGGGTTTGCTTCGTTAAATTATAAAGGCTTCATTAAAATCATTGAAGCACTGATCCTTTCACCGATTCTTGCTTTTGTCGTTGGGTATATTTTATACAGCATCGTCAAGCTGATATTCAAAGACAGCAATTTGGCGAAAACGAACAAGCAATTCCGCAGAGTGCAGATTCTGACAGCTGCCCTGCAATCGTATACACACGGCACAAACGACGCGCAAAAAGCAATGGGAATTATCACAATGGCTCTCATCACTGCGAATTTACATACTTCTGCTAATGATATTCCAACCTGGGTGCAATTTGCCTGCGCGACAGCCATGGGTCTCGGAACATCAATCGGCGGCTGGAAAATCATCAAAACCGTTGGTGGAAAGATCATGAAAATTCGTCCGGTAAACGGTGTTTCCGCTGACTTAACCGGGGCTGCCATTATTTTCGGCGCCACATTTATTCATTTGCCGGTTAGTACGACCCACGTCATTTCTTCATCAATCCTTGGCGTCGGTGCGTCACACCGGGTAAAAGGCGTAAACTGGGGCACAGCCAAGCGGATGCTTATTACATGGGTCATTACGCTACCGATTTCAGCGACACTTGGCGCCATCGCCTACTTTATTTTAAATATGATATTTTAA